GCAGATGGTCGTCGGCCCAGGTGTGGGGTCGGCCTCGGTCAAACAAAATGAGCTTGGGTGGAAATTTGTAGGAGCCGATGGCCTGCAAATCCTGCAGTGTCGCAAGGACCATTTCACTCTGAGCCGTCTATCACCGTATGAAGGATGGGAGCCGTTTCAGCGAGAGGCTCGACGACTCTGGAAAATTTACCGCTATGAAACAAATCCCTCGACGGTCACTCGTGTGGCAGTTCGATACATAAACAGGATCGATATCCCTCGTTCTCCAATTGACCTAAAGGATTATTTTCGCACATCACCGGAGATTTCCCCTGATTTACCGCAGGCTTTAGAGGGATACTTCATGCGATTACAACTGCCGTTTCCAGATCTCTCGTCTCATTGTTTCATCACTCAGGCTATTGCACCACCGTCCGCCAAGGACACCGTATCTGTCGTCCTGGACATTGATTTCTTTCAGGCCGTCAACTTTGAAGCAGACGACGACGAAACAGTTTGGGGTGTGTTGAGTTCGCACCACGTGATGAAGAATACGATATTTGAATCTTGCATAACCGACCGCACTCGGGAGTTGTTTTCACGATGCCAGTCTTAGCCACACCAATATGCACCGCAGAAGTGCGGCCGTTTTTCGATGCCGAAGAACAGGATTTCGCCCAGGGAATAGAGGGGGAGTGGATCGACAGGTCTGCGTCTGAAATTGCGCTATGGCAGAATTCTTTTACATTTGCTCTCGCTGGTGACGATGACGGGGAAGAGGAAGCCGAAATTGCTCGCGTGTCGTTCAAACGTGTGGCGAAAGCGCGTATTCACATCCGAGGGATTCGAGCCATGAAGCCGCGTAAAATTGACTTCGATGAGGGCGGGGAATGAGCAGCCAATGGTGGGAGGAAGTTTCTGGGGAAGATCTCTGTCAAGGAGATTTGCTGCCGAAATGTCTGGTCCCCATCTACGGCGCAGGCGACCTCTCAATCGGTGAAAACGGCACCGGCGAGGGAGATGTTGAGTTGATTGAGTCCGACTTAATCGTAGTCACTCAATCGTGCGACTTGGCCAACAAGAAAGTGGAATTCGTTGCCCTCTGTCCTGTGAACTCGATTCAAGAACTAGAAGACGCCGGTACGTTGCAAAGAAGAGGGGCATGGGAAGAGGTACGAAAAGGACGGGTGGCAGGGCGTCATCTTCTATCTTCACCCGTACACCCCGCAAACAACCGTGAGTGCTTAGTTGTCGATTTCGGCCACATCGTAAGCCTCCCTGTGGATCATCTCTCAAGTAAGGCTGCAGGGATGACTGCTCGCTGGAGGCTCAAATCGCCCTTCCTGGAGCACTTCTCGCAATCGCTCGCCCGCTTTTTCATGCGAGTAGGTTTGCCATCTGATATTGAGCCGTTCAAGTAGCCTTCTGGACTCTAGGACGCTCTCTTATCCCCGGACGAACAGAACGCAGTAGCATCACTTCCCGGCAATCTCTCATTTCAATGAATACTTTCGATCTTGAGAATGAGCGGGGATTATTGACGCGTGCCCAACTGGCGAAGCGGCTTCGCGTGTCTCAGCCAACCGTGAAGGGCTTAACCGATCAAGGAATGCCACACATCCGAATCGGTCGGCAGTTCAGGTACGACTACGGCGAAGTGCTGAAGTGGCTGAAGGCGAAGTCAATTGGAACGTGAATCACACGGTAACACTAGGCAACCCCAGCGCGAACAGCTCTGACTGCGATGTCTGAGGTGATCACTACGTCCCCAGGCGGGTTCTCTCCAATCATCCACTCGACGATGGATTGGATACGATCGCGACCTCTATCGAAGGTCTCTTCTGGGCTGTTATCGCGACCAAAAACAAGCAATGCCTCGTCCGTAATTCGTGCTGTAAAGGTCTCGCCATCCACCTGAAATGGGAAATCGAATGCATCTCGAACAAATACCCTCGTAGGAGCTACTTGCGGAAAAACGAATCGTGACCCAGCCGACATATTCTCACTCCTACTGGATTGCAGAAGACTGTGATGCATCTCTATCAGGCCTTCTTCTGTTTTTCGACAGCGTCAATTGCCCGATCCGCAGCATCATCAAGCTGAATCCTGATCCAATCGGTTAGCGTCCGACGATCCAGTTCAGCGGCGTGTTCCCATCGCTCTCGCTGGGAATCAGAACATCGAATGTGAACCTGCTGGGCTTTTGTTGTCATGCACCAGATTCTGAATTTTGGTACGGACACAGTCAAATTCATTGACTCACATTGTCACTGTTTGGTACACATTGTGTTATCTGGCTTGTCGCGGAGCCGGTGACGCTTACAATCGGAATCAACGGCGAAAGCTGTTATCCACCCGGCTGCAGGAGACCGCGACCTCTTGCACGTCGG
The genomic region above belongs to Rubinisphaera margarita and contains:
- a CDS encoding TIGR04255 family protein translates to MTGATPQYPVAPITEAIIDLQVQPAEGVENSQLRMAHRDGDIGYPKCEQLLQAVGQMVVGPGVGSASVKQNELGWKFVGADGLQILQCRKDHFTLSRLSPYEGWEPFQREARRLWKIYRYETNPSTVTRVAVRYINRIDIPRSPIDLKDYFRTSPEISPDLPQALEGYFMRLQLPFPDLSSHCFITQAIAPPSAKDTVSVVLDIDFFQAVNFEADDDETVWGVLSSHHVMKNTIFESCITDRTRELFSRCQS
- a CDS encoding helix-turn-helix domain-containing protein, which translates into the protein MNTFDLENERGLLTRAQLAKRLRVSQPTVKGLTDQGMPHIRIGRQFRYDYGEVLKWLKAKSIGT